From a single Maylandia zebra isolate NMK-2024a linkage group LG3, Mzebra_GT3a, whole genome shotgun sequence genomic region:
- the LOC101472219 gene encoding uncharacterized protein LOC101472219 has protein sequence MMQESQEPEQQTAGASATSSGAQKQKKTGCGVHQCQDCNKTFKSKHNLKLHQRIHTGERPHSCDECGAAFNTLITLQVHQRIHTGEKPYNCEECGAVFALSDTLKKHLRVHTGEKPYVCDECGKRFTESGSLRGHQRLHTGEKPYSCDLCDKTFAYLGALKTHRRRHTGEKPYWCDKCNKTFTQRSSLNLHRRVHTGERPFWCETCGETFVWQNSLKEHQLSHTGYPCSRCGDVFPDRSLLYNHNLGHRWRDKLVKRAMQKKAEAGNQQPV, from the exons ATGATGCAGGAGAGCCAGGAGCCAGAGCAGCAGACTGCTGGAGCCTCCGCCACCTCCTCAGGAGCCCAG aaacagaagaagactGGATGTGGTGTGCACCAGTGCCAGGACTGCAACAAGACCTTTAAgtcaaaacacaatttaaagcttCACCAGAGAATTCACACCGGAGAGAGACCACacagctgtgatgagtgtggaGCAGCTTTCAACACTTTAATCACTCTACAAGTCCACCAGCGCATCCACACAGGAGAAAAACCCTACAACTGTGAAGAGTGCGGCGCAGTCTTTGCACTTTCAGATACCCTGAAAAAGCATCTCCGTgtccacactggagagaaacCCTATGTTTGTGACGAATGTGGCAAACGGTTTACAGAGTCCGGCTCCCTCAGGGGCCATCAACGTTTGCACACTGGAGAGAAACCATATAGCTGTGACCTGTGTGACAAAACCTTTGCATACCTGGGGGCCCTAAAGACCCATCGCCGTAGGCACACTGGAGAGAAGCCATACTGGTGCGACAAGTGCAACAAAACCTTCACTCAGCGGTCCAGTCTAAACCTCCACAGGCGTgtgcacactggagagagaccgttctgGTGCGAAACATGCGGGGAAACGTTTGTTTGGCAAAACAGCCTGAAGGAGCATCAACTCTCTCACACCGGGTACCCGTGCAGTCGCTGTGGGGACGTGTTCCCTGATCGAAGCCTTCTGTACAATCACAACCTTGGTCACAGGTGGAGAGATAAACTGGTCAAGAGAGCAATGCAAAAGAAAGCTGAGGCTGGGAATCAACAGCCTGTGTAG
- the LOC101466324 gene encoding P2Y purinoceptor 14 has protein sequence MVVQKNLTSSLNQTYDVDDTSMNPYFMVVYSLVFLVGLLLNGFTLKVYLCRDWPEVSNSLMVYLKNLTAADFLLCLCLPLRITYYASSSPIIRRLYCSFGASAFFINMCASILFMGYIAANRYLRIIHPSGTHMLQTLQTAQIISVITWVFLLAPTIVYIIIFFSSQEPLTFNPSRCVHLFSPSVSLLFRIINTFSAFIFLLVFISMVFFYYSISRRLLEAQQRQLASSGSEKLVKSRRNMLVLVSIFCVCFVPFYLVRLPFTFLWSDDSVGPVLFYLKEVTTMVSVFNVCLDPLVYFFLSNTFGEKVRKATWRAKHPTTNEENKSRRDKLDIIT, from the exons ATGGTTGTCCAAAAAAATTTGACTTCATCTTTGAACCAGACCTATGACGTTGACGATACATCCATGAACCCTTACTTTATGGTGGTCTACAGTCTGGTGTTCCTC GTGGGTTTACTCCTCAATGGCTTTACATTGAAGGTCTATCTTTGTCGAGATTGGCCTGAGGTATCCAACAGCTTGATGGTCTACTTGAAGAACCTGACAGCTGCTGACTTCCTGCTCTGCCTCTGTCTGCCACTCCGCATTACCTACTATGCCAGCAGCTCTCCCATCATTCGTAGGCTTTACTGCAGCTTTGGAGCTTCTGCCTTCTTCATCAACATGTGTGCCAGTATATTATTCATGGGGTACATCGCTGCCAACAG GTATCTAaggatcatccatccatcaggaACTCACATGCTGCAgacactgcagactgcacaaatCATCTCTGTCATCACCTGGGTTTTTCTCCTGGCTCCAACAATTGTATATATCATAATTTTTTTCAGTTCCCAGGAACCTCTGACCTTTAATCCTAGCCGCTGCGTTCACCTGTTTAGTCCATCAGTCAGCCTGTTGTTCAGAATAATCAACACCTTCTCTGCCTTCATCTTCCTCTTAGTCTTCATATCCATGGTCTTCTTCTACTACAGCATCTCCCGCAGGTTGCTGGAGGCACAGCAGAGGCAGCTGGCCTCCTCTGGCTCTGAGAAGCTGGTGAAGTCTCGCAGAAACATGTTGGTGCTGGTCAGCATcttctgtgtttgctttgtccCATTTTACCTGGTTCGTCTTCCCTTTACGTTTCTGTGGAGCGATGACTCAGTAGGTCCAGTATTGTTCTACCTGAAGGAGGTGACCACCATGGTGTCAGTTTTCAACGTCTGCCTCGACCctcttgtttactttttcctcaGCAATACTTTTGGGGAGAAGGTGAGAAAGGCAACCTGGAGAGCCAAACATCCGACTACAAACGAGGAGAATAAGAGCAGGAGGGACAAGCTGGACATCATTACATGA
- the LOC112431685 gene encoding uncharacterized protein LOC112431685, with the protein MQIKERFIEVCNVDTTTGQELENTVFLLLQKNGLEMKNMYGQGYNGAANMSGMYKGLQARIRAHNEKALYVHCKAHCLNLVLVEASKSSKHFVTFFNLVEKLYAFCSGSPKRHAALVKFQESLFPGQRVMELQQLSDTRWACREKALKALQRNLKAILMLLDDISDSDPPNLAQGDAQMYRNAINFMFILCMEITTPVFEVTALASDSLQEEGLDHSTAYKVIDGVLHTLQTMRSEEKFGEIFRCASKKAESFNIPVPTWCLVRRESGKFQCVSNTAPQCLKNMIYSKNETSASDENCGNVDTSANPFFMLVYSLVFLVGLPLNGFIMKFYCCRARQQASSSLMVYLKNLTAADFLLCLSLSLRIAHYISSSAMVQLLHCTVGASAFFLNMYASIIFMAYIAANRYRKIVHPSGTVRTVRTARIISVITWVILLAPTITFISFFISSKEPLTSNYCVDSFSSSVSLLYKILHTFSAFIVLLVFISMVFFYYSISRKVLQSQQRQLASSGSEKLVKSRRNMLVLVSIFCVCFVPYHLVRLPFVFLSNSCSVGRVLYYLQEAAAMVSVFNVCLDPVVYFFLCKTFRAQVRKASRRTNIQQANEESESSREQLDITTSTPVM; encoded by the exons ATGCAAATAAAGGAGAGATTCATCGAAGTGTGCAATGTTGATACAACTACAGGCCAGGAGCTGGAGAATACAGTGTTCTTGCTTCTGCAAAAGAATGGCCTAGAGATGAAGAACATGTATGGTCAAGGCTATAATGGAGCAGCCAACATGAGTGGCATGTATAAAGGTCTCCAAGCTAGAATCCGTGCACACAATGAGAAGGCCCTCTATGTGCACTGCAAAGCCCATTGCCTCAATTTGGTACTAGTGGAGGCATCAAAGTCCAGCAAgcattttgtgacatttttcaaCTTGGTGGAGAAATTGTATGCCTTTTGCTCAGGCTCCCCAAAGCGTCATGCTGCCTTGGTCAAATTTCAGGAGTCTCTCTTTCCTGGACAACGTGTTATGGAGCTCCAGCAGCTGTCAGATACTCGATGGGCTTGCAGGGAAAAAGCACTGAAGGCACTTCAGAGAAATTTGAAAGCCATTTTGATGCTCCTTGATGACATCAGTGACAGTGACCCACCTAACCTGGCCCAAGGTGATGCTCAGATGTACAGAAATGCCATTAATTTTATGTTCATTCTCTGCATGGAAATCACCACACCAGTATTCGAAGTCACTGCTTTGGCATCAGATTCTCTGCAGGAAGAAGGGTTGGACCATTCCACTGCCTACAAGGTAATTGATGGTGTGCTTCACACATTGCAAACCATGAGGTCTGAGGAGAAATTTGGAGAGATATTTAGATGTGCATCAAAGAAGGCAGAGAGTTTCAACATTCCAGTACCTACCTGGTGCCTGGTCAGGAGAGAAAGCGGAAAGTTCCAGTGCGTTTCCAACACAGCACCACAGTGTCTCAA AAACATGATTTACTCAAAAAACGAGACATCGGCTTCGGACGAGAACTGTGGTAATGTCGACACATCAGCCAACCCTTTCTTTATGCTGGTCTACAGTCTGGTGTTTCTG GTGGGTTTACCCCTCAATGGCTTCATCATGAAGTTTTACTGTTGTCGGGCTCGGCAGCAGGCATCCAGCAGCTTGATGGTCTACCTGAAGAACCTGACAGCTGCTGACTTCCtgctctgcctctctctgtcaCTGCGCATCGCCCACTACATCAGCAGCTCTGCCATGGTTCAGCTGCTCCACTGCACAGTTGGAGCTTCTGCTTTTTTCCTCAACATGTACGCCAGCATCATATTTATGGCGTACATCGCTGCCAATAG GTATCGGAAAATCGTACATCCTTCAGGAACTGTACGAACAGTACGAACTGCGAGAATCATCTCTGTCATCACCTGGGTTATTCTCCTGGCTCCAACAATCACTTTTATCAGCTTTTTTATCAGCTCCAAGGAACCTTTGACCTCTAATTACTGTGTTGATTCCTTTAGTTCATCAGTCAGCCTGCTGTACAAAATCCTCCACACCTTCTCTGCCTTCATTGTCCTCTTGGTCTTCATATCCATGGTCTTCTTCTACTACAGCATCTCCCGCAAGGTGTTGCAGTCACAGCAGAGGCAGCTGGCCTCCTCTGGTTCTGAGAAGCTGGTGAAGTCTCGCAGGAACATGTTGGTGCTGGTCAGCATCTTCTGCGTTTGCTTTGTCCCGTATCACCTGGTTCGTCTTCCCTTTGTGTTTCTTTCGAACAGCTGCTCTGTGGGTCGAGTTTTGTACTACCTGCAGGAGGCGGCCGCCATGGTGTCAGTTTTCAACGTCTGTCTGGACcctgttgtttactttttcctctGTAAGACTTTTCGAGCTCAGGTGAGAAAGGCGTCCAGGAGGACCAACATCCAACAAGCAAATGAGGAGAGCGAGAGCAGCAGGGAGCAGCTGGACATCACTACTTCAACACCAGTGATGTAA